Part of the Prochlorococcus sp. MIT 0603 genome is shown below.
GTGCCTTCAAATAAACGGCCACAACCAGCCCCAAATAAAGTATCACCGCAAAAAAGAACAGGGTTTCTCTTCACTCCTGATGCTTTTGAAGCATGTAAATAGAATGAAATATGATGTTTTGTGTGACCTGGTACGCTTAGAACTGTAATTTCTTCTCCTAGTAGAGAAAAAGTTTCGTTGTCTAATACTGAACGAGTTTGAAATGGGATTCGAGCTATATCTTCTTTAGAAGCAATTACTGAAGAAGCTGGCCAAACCCTTAGTAAACCTTCAGTCCCACCAATGTGATCATCATGGTGATGTGTTTGTAAGATCGATTCGAGAGTTAGATTCTTTGATTGCAACCAGCTTATAACTGGCTCAGAAATCGCAGGGTCAATTACGAC
Proteins encoded:
- the gloB gene encoding hydroxyacylglutathione hydrolase, whose product is MKQEKNDFIIHPIPVLKDNIIWIWVKKNQAVVIDPAISEPVISWLQSKNLTLESILQTHHHDDHIGGTEGLLRVWPASSVIASKEDIARIPFQTRSVLDNETFSLLGEEITVLSVPGHTKHHISFYLHASKASGVKRNPVLFCGDTLFGAGCGRLFEGTAHQMFDSLKRINKLPANTKIYCAHEYTENNLIWAKSIYPEDIEIKRRLAEVISKRSKGLLSLPTTLYEERKSNLFIRSSTPKELSKLRLHKDSW